The following proteins are co-located in the Mesorhizobium australicum WSM2073 genome:
- a CDS encoding AMP nucleosidase, translating into MPEPFGRQSFDNAEKAVAALQVLYDRNTKFLRDSFAALAAGGDSSKRYRAFYPEIGVTTSSFTQVDSRQAYGHMPTPGHFATTVTQPDLFETYLIEQLRLIMRNHGVSVAVSESTTPIPLHFAFLEGTYVDGAAAERIKRPIRDLFDVPDLDGTDDQIANGTFEVAFGEPRPLAPFTAQRIDYSLHRMTHYTATSPQHFQNFVLFTNYQFYIDEFVARARDLMEKGGDGYTEFVEPGNVITRAGQSAPSDGVAPQRLPQMPAYHLKKPNHGGITMVNIGVGPSNAKTITDHVAVLRPHAWVMLGHCAGLRNTQALGDYVLAHAYVREDHVLDDDLPVWVPIPPLAEIQVALQEAVAEVTGLSGYDLKRIMRTGTVATIDNRNWELRDQRGPVQRLSQSRAIALDMESATIAANGFRFRVPYGTLLCVSDKPLHGELKLPGMATEFYKRQVAQHLTIGIRAMEKLAEMPMERLHSRKLRSFSETAFQ; encoded by the coding sequence ATGCCCGAGCCCTTTGGCCGGCAAAGCTTCGATAACGCCGAAAAGGCCGTTGCCGCGCTGCAGGTGCTCTACGACCGCAATACCAAGTTTCTGCGCGATTCCTTCGCGGCCCTAGCCGCCGGCGGCGACAGCAGCAAGCGCTACCGGGCCTTCTACCCCGAGATCGGCGTCACCACGAGTTCGTTCACCCAGGTCGATTCGCGCCAGGCCTATGGCCACATGCCAACACCAGGTCATTTCGCCACCACGGTTACCCAGCCGGACCTGTTCGAGACCTACCTCATCGAGCAGCTTCGGCTGATCATGCGCAATCACGGCGTGTCGGTAGCCGTCTCGGAATCGACCACGCCGATTCCGCTGCATTTCGCTTTTCTGGAAGGCACCTATGTCGACGGCGCCGCTGCCGAACGCATCAAGCGGCCGATCCGCGACCTGTTCGACGTGCCGGATCTCGACGGCACCGACGATCAGATCGCCAATGGCACGTTCGAAGTGGCCTTCGGCGAGCCCCGGCCGCTGGCGCCGTTCACGGCGCAGCGCATCGACTATTCGCTGCACCGCATGACGCACTACACCGCAACCAGCCCGCAGCATTTCCAGAACTTCGTGCTGTTCACCAACTATCAATTCTATATCGACGAGTTCGTCGCCCGCGCCCGCGACCTGATGGAAAAGGGCGGTGACGGCTACACGGAATTTGTCGAACCTGGCAACGTTATCACCCGGGCCGGGCAGAGCGCGCCCAGCGACGGCGTAGCGCCACAGCGTCTGCCGCAGATGCCGGCCTACCATCTGAAGAAGCCGAACCATGGCGGCATCACCATGGTCAATATCGGCGTGGGTCCTTCCAATGCCAAGACCATCACCGACCATGTCGCGGTGCTTCGGCCACATGCCTGGGTGATGCTTGGTCACTGCGCCGGGCTGCGCAACACCCAGGCGCTCGGCGACTATGTGCTCGCGCATGCCTATGTGCGCGAGGACCACGTGCTGGACGACGATCTTCCGGTCTGGGTGCCGATCCCGCCGCTGGCCGAGATCCAGGTCGCGCTGCAGGAAGCCGTCGCCGAGGTCACCGGCCTGTCGGGCTATGATTTGAAGCGCATCATGCGTACCGGCACCGTCGCCACCATCGACAACCGCAACTGGGAACTGCGCGACCAGCGCGGACCGGTGCAGCGCCTGTCGCAGTCGCGCGCCATTGCGCTCGACATGGAATCGGCGACCATCGCCGCCAATGGCTTCCGCTTCCGCGTCCCCTACGGCACGCTGCTGTGCGTTTCCGACAAGCCGCTGCATGGCGAGTTGAAGCTGCCTGGCATGGCAACCGAATTCTACAAGCGGCAGGTGGCGCAGCACCTGACTATCGGCATCAGGGCGATGGAGAAGCTGGCGGAGATGCCGATGGAGCGGCTGCATTCGCGCAAGCTCCGGAGCTTTTCGGAAACGGCATTCCAGTAG
- a CDS encoding endonuclease/exonuclease/phosphatase family protein, whose translation MTAGLAFLAMTALSAALLAGFFGTLHPAFDSFSHFRIHLSVLMALLALPLLASSFRLQAAAGLLFAIFCLATTTGALPKWWPQQAAAKPTGQIVYSLLQMNLRFNNPTPKKVLSLIGRTNPDVITLDEVSQMWTIELGYIASAYPYRILCPYPNGMFGVALLSRRPFAADAAPRCEPRGAMAIATADFGGTDVDVAAIHLSWPWPKEQYWQIGELAQPLAALGETAIMAGDCNAVPWSAAVRRVAALGGLTLMPSAGPTWIHRTLPDFLRRYAGLPIDQVFSKGGVTILSSTRLEDTGSDHLPVLVEFSVRSDEKQPEDEHATALAAHDLPAEPRG comes from the coding sequence ATGACGGCTGGGCTGGCATTCCTGGCGATGACGGCATTGTCGGCCGCTTTGTTGGCCGGATTTTTCGGCACGCTGCACCCGGCGTTCGATTCCTTCTCGCATTTCCGCATTCATCTCAGCGTGCTGATGGCACTTCTGGCGCTGCCGCTGCTCGCCAGCTCGTTTCGGCTGCAAGCCGCGGCTGGGCTGCTTTTCGCCATTTTCTGCCTGGCCACAACGACGGGTGCGCTGCCCAAATGGTGGCCACAACAGGCGGCCGCCAAGCCGACCGGCCAGATCGTCTACAGCCTGCTGCAGATGAATCTGCGCTTCAACAACCCAACACCTAAGAAAGTGCTCTCACTGATCGGCCGCACCAATCCGGACGTGATCACGCTCGACGAGGTGTCGCAGATGTGGACGATCGAGCTTGGCTACATCGCCAGCGCCTACCCCTACCGAATCCTCTGCCCCTACCCAAACGGCATGTTCGGCGTGGCGCTGCTGTCGCGCCGGCCCTTTGCCGCCGACGCCGCGCCGCGCTGCGAGCCGCGCGGCGCGATGGCCATCGCCACAGCCGACTTCGGCGGCACCGATGTCGATGTCGCCGCGATCCATTTGAGCTGGCCCTGGCCGAAGGAGCAATACTGGCAGATCGGCGAACTGGCGCAGCCACTGGCCGCGCTCGGCGAGACCGCGATCATGGCAGGCGATTGCAACGCCGTGCCGTGGAGTGCCGCGGTGCGGCGGGTCGCGGCTCTCGGCGGGCTGACACTCATGCCTTCCGCCGGCCCGACGTGGATCCACCGGACGCTGCCCGACTTCCTGCGCCGCTATGCAGGCCTGCCGATCGACCAGGTGTTCAGCAAAGGCGGCGTGACGATCCTGTCTTCGACGCGGCTGGAAGATACCGGCTCCGACCACCTGCCGGTGCTGGTCGAATTCTCGGTCCGGTCCGATGAGAAACAGCCTGAGGATGAGCACGCCACCGCGCTCGCGGCGCACGATTTGCCTGCTGAGCCGCGCGGCTGA
- a CDS encoding uracil-DNA glycosylase, whose product MTAASPNNPVDLADLLAFYASAGVDEALEDAPVNRFAEAVPKPAERTPAAAPRESKAPEPATGPPRLDARALPDAPAPRPPTSAVPDEAQAALARQLAMTATTLDELRQHMAAFEGCNLKATAKNLVFADGNPQAAVMLVGEAPGRDEDIEGLPFVGRSGRLLDRMLAAIGLDRSSVYIANVIPWRPPGNRTPTPHETEICRPFIERQIELVNPKVLINLGGPSAKTLLNTSEGILRLRGNWRVHTTGSGIAIPAMPTLHPAYLLRTPAHKKLAWRDFLEVKAKLREVS is encoded by the coding sequence ATGACTGCCGCCTCTCCCAACAATCCGGTCGATTTGGCCGATCTGCTCGCCTTCTATGCCAGCGCGGGTGTTGACGAGGCGTTGGAGGATGCGCCGGTCAATCGGTTCGCGGAGGCCGTGCCGAAGCCGGCGGAGCGCACGCCGGCGGCGGCGCCACGCGAAAGCAAGGCACCGGAGCCGGCCACGGGTCCACCGCGCCTCGATGCGCGCGCCTTGCCGGATGCTCCGGCCCCGCGCCCGCCCACCTCGGCCGTGCCCGACGAAGCGCAGGCGGCGCTGGCACGCCAACTGGCAATGACGGCGACGACCCTGGACGAGCTGCGCCAGCACATGGCAGCTTTCGAGGGCTGCAATCTCAAGGCGACCGCCAAGAACCTGGTATTCGCCGACGGCAACCCGCAAGCGGCTGTCATGCTGGTCGGTGAAGCCCCGGGCCGTGACGAGGACATTGAAGGACTGCCGTTCGTCGGGCGCTCGGGCCGCCTGCTCGACCGGATGCTGGCTGCGATCGGCCTCGACCGTAGCTCGGTCTACATCGCCAATGTCATTCCCTGGCGCCCACCCGGCAACCGCACGCCGACGCCGCACGAGACCGAGATCTGCCGGCCGTTCATCGAGCGTCAGATCGAGCTGGTCAATCCCAAGGTGCTGATCAATCTCGGCGGCCCGTCGGCCAAGACCTTGCTCAACACCTCGGAAGGAATCCTGCGGCTGCGCGGCAACTGGCGCGTCCACACCACGGGTTCCGGCATTGCCATTCCAGCCATGCCGACACTGCACCCGGCCTATCTCTTGCGCACCCCCGCGCACAAGAAGCTCGCATGGCGGGATTTTCTCGAAGTGAAGGCGAAGCTGCGGGAAGTGAGCTAA
- a CDS encoding DMT family transporter → MTSGAGAQPETALGHGTLRGIVLKIVSVAVFVGMQTCIKAAGDVPAGQIVFFRSFFAIFPIIVFLTLKGHLATAFVTKRPFNHVARGVVGVGAMGLGFFALTRLPLPEAITLNYAQPLLVVVFSSVFLGETIRVYRWSAVAIGLIGVLVISWPELTLLNSDEGLDHQEVLGVMAALAAAAISAVAMLLVRNLVQTEKTATIVLWFSSTASVLSLLTLPFGWQSLTPIQATLLILAGFCGGLGQILMTAAYRHAEASVVAPFEYTSMILGVVVGYFAFGDVTSPGTLVGGVIVVAAGIFIIWRERQLGLERTRTRKAALPQG, encoded by the coding sequence GTGACATCAGGAGCGGGGGCGCAACCAGAGACGGCGCTCGGCCACGGTACGCTGAGAGGCATCGTGCTGAAGATCGTCTCCGTGGCGGTATTTGTCGGCATGCAAACCTGTATCAAGGCGGCGGGCGATGTGCCTGCCGGGCAGATCGTCTTCTTCCGTTCCTTCTTCGCCATCTTCCCGATCATTGTCTTCCTGACGTTGAAGGGACATCTGGCCACGGCATTCGTCACGAAACGCCCCTTCAACCACGTCGCGCGTGGCGTCGTCGGCGTCGGTGCCATGGGGCTCGGCTTTTTCGCGCTCACCAGGCTGCCTCTTCCCGAGGCGATCACCCTGAACTATGCACAGCCGCTGCTGGTCGTGGTGTTCTCCTCGGTCTTCCTTGGCGAGACGATCCGCGTCTATCGCTGGAGCGCTGTCGCAATCGGCCTCATTGGCGTGCTCGTCATTTCCTGGCCGGAGCTGACGCTGCTCAATTCGGATGAAGGTCTCGACCACCAGGAGGTCCTGGGCGTCATGGCCGCGCTGGCGGCCGCGGCAATCTCCGCTGTCGCCATGCTGTTGGTGCGCAATCTCGTGCAGACGGAGAAGACGGCGACCATCGTGCTATGGTTCTCGTCGACGGCGAGCGTGCTCTCGCTGTTGACGCTGCCCTTCGGCTGGCAGTCGCTGACGCCAATACAAGCCACGTTGCTCATCCTCGCCGGCTTTTGTGGCGGGCTCGGCCAGATTTTGATGACCGCGGCCTATCGTCATGCCGAAGCCTCGGTCGTGGCGCCTTTCGAATACACCTCGATGATCCTCGGCGTCGTCGTCGGCTATTTCGCTTTCGGCGACGTGACCTCGCCCGGCACGCTGGTCGGTGGCGTGATCGTGGTCGCCGCCGGCATCTTCATCATCTGGCGCGAACGGCAGCTGGGTCTGGAGCGGACGCGCACCCGCAAAGCTGCGCTGCCGCAAGGGTGA
- a CDS encoding helix-turn-helix domain-containing protein produces MTTPQTSAGSLIREWRTRRRMSQLDLAMEAEISQRHLSFVESGRAAPSRDMVLHLAEQLAIPLRQRNQLLLAAGFAPSFSERPLTDTTLAPAMAAVEMVLKGHEPFPALAVDRHWNLVAANTAIGPFLADVSEPSLLQPPVNVLRLSLHPGGVAPRIVNLQEWRTHLLERLKHQNDAAGDPVLVALEQELRGYPSGLQSSRPAPVEPNAIVHPLRLAHGDTVLSFISTITVFGTPLDVTLSELAIESFFPADEQTRAMLVRLAKERS; encoded by the coding sequence ATGACAACGCCCCAAACCTCCGCCGGTAGCCTGATCCGCGAATGGCGCACGCGACGTCGCATGAGCCAGCTCGACCTCGCCATGGAGGCCGAAATCTCGCAACGGCATCTCTCCTTCGTCGAAAGCGGGCGTGCCGCGCCCTCGCGCGACATGGTGCTGCATCTGGCCGAGCAGCTTGCGATCCCGCTGCGGCAGCGCAATCAATTGCTGCTAGCCGCGGGCTTCGCGCCGAGCTTCAGCGAACGGCCGCTCACCGACACGACGCTGGCACCGGCAATGGCGGCGGTCGAGATGGTGCTCAAGGGGCATGAGCCGTTTCCGGCATTGGCGGTGGACCGGCACTGGAACCTGGTTGCGGCGAACACGGCGATCGGGCCATTCCTGGCCGATGTTTCCGAGCCCTCTCTGCTCCAGCCACCCGTCAATGTGCTGCGGCTCAGCCTGCACCCAGGTGGTGTCGCGCCGCGGATCGTGAACCTCCAGGAATGGCGCACCCACCTGCTCGAACGGCTGAAACATCAGAACGATGCTGCCGGTGACCCGGTGCTGGTGGCATTGGAGCAAGAGCTTCGCGGTTATCCCTCTGGCCTGCAGAGCAGCCGGCCGGCGCCGGTCGAGCCGAATGCGATCGTGCATCCGCTGCGGCTTGCCCATGGCGATACGGTGCTTTCCTTCATCAGCACCATCACCGTGTTTGGCACGCCACTGGATGTCACCCTTTCGGAACTGGCGATCGAATCCTTTTTCCCGGCCGATGAGCAGACACGGGCGATGCTGGTACGCTTGGCGAAGGAACGGTCCTGA
- a CDS encoding DUF922 domain-containing Zn-dependent protease, producing MRRTVLTCLAVIGTLCAPEAFAGTRAIVQTRTYDITGNSGTAFIDAMDSKGPKHGFMTHAIATTAYTVDWDLGGGQDNGVCRLRRVNGTLNLFYTFPRVGSPMAPTLKRRWNRFFAGVRAHEETHGRIAREMMRVTERSITGLRVANDPSCDKARREARLRIKAVYAEYEARQNAFDRREHRDGGHVEHLIAALIGKP from the coding sequence ATGCGCCGGACAGTTCTGACATGCCTCGCCGTCATCGGGACACTGTGCGCGCCTGAGGCCTTTGCCGGCACCAGGGCAATCGTCCAGACGCGGACCTACGACATCACGGGAAACTCGGGTACGGCCTTCATCGACGCGATGGACAGCAAGGGGCCTAAGCATGGCTTCATGACGCATGCCATCGCCACAACCGCCTATACGGTCGACTGGGATCTCGGCGGAGGCCAGGACAACGGCGTCTGCCGGCTGCGGCGGGTCAACGGCACGCTCAATCTGTTCTACACCTTCCCTCGCGTTGGCTCGCCCATGGCGCCGACGTTGAAGAGGCGTTGGAACAGGTTTTTCGCGGGTGTTCGCGCCCATGAGGAAACACATGGGCGCATCGCCAGGGAGATGATGCGCGTGACAGAAAGGTCGATAACTGGCCTGCGGGTCGCCAACGACCCGTCATGCGACAAGGCGCGCCGCGAGGCTCGGCTTCGCATCAAGGCCGTTTATGCAGAATATGAGGCGAGGCAAAACGCCTTCGATCGGCGTGAGCATCGCGATGGCGGCCATGTCGAACACCTGATCGCTGCCTTGATCGGGAAACCTTGA
- the pepN gene encoding aminopeptidase N: MRTDTGQVFKLEDYRPSDYLIPETSLEFRLSPQATVVAAILTVERREDISTSAPLVLDGDGLTLKRVEVDGKVVRPADLLTSPDQLTLLKPPAAPRFQLLIETELAPAGNEALMGLYRSNNVYCTQCEAEGFRRITYFLDRPDILSVYTVRIEARRDEAPLLLSNGNPVESGDLAEGWHYATWHDPFPKPSYLFALVAGNLGQVADNFVTKSGRKVELGIYVEPGKEALAGYAMDALKRSMQWDEEAFGREYDLDVFNIVAVSDFNMGAMENKGLNIFNDKYVLADQETATDADFANIEAIIAHEYFHNWTGNRITCRDWFQLCLKEGLTVFRDHEFSADQRSRAVKRIAEVRTLRAHQFPEDQGPLAHPVRPRRYREINNFYTATVYEKGSEVVRMIRTILGAEVFRAGMDLYFERHDGEAATIEDFIKVFEDASGRDLSQFALWYHQAGTPNLTVSSTHNPAAQEFTLEIEQSVPPTPSESRKRLMHIPLAFGLIGAGGKPVAYSGVEGASVEDGVIHVRKRRHVVRFSGVAERPAVSLNRGFSAPVTLSAEQKAADQYFLARHDSDAFSRWQAFNTLLTDALIAAFRQILGGKQPDFAPRLTELAGSIASDETLEPAYRALALALPGDADIARDIGKNIDPDAIHAARQALALAIGMANGEAFSGLYDSLADKSAFSPDAASAGRRALRNILLDYLSLLPDGAALAAGHFQSASNMTDRAAALAVLAHRHHGSPEASKALAAFEQTYASDPLVMDKWFQIQASVPGPQAVETVRALTAHAGFSMGNPNRVRSLIGTFSSANQTGFHRADGEGYRFFARTVLEVEKRNPQVAARLATALRSWRSLEPGRQAQAREVLVSIANAENLSADLRDIVERTLA; the protein is encoded by the coding sequence ATGCGCACCGATACAGGCCAGGTCTTCAAACTCGAGGACTATCGCCCCAGCGACTACCTCATTCCGGAAACCAGCCTTGAATTCCGTCTTTCGCCGCAGGCAACGGTCGTCGCCGCGATACTGACCGTCGAACGCCGCGAGGACATATCCACGTCGGCTCCGCTGGTGCTCGACGGCGATGGGTTGACGCTCAAACGCGTCGAGGTCGACGGCAAGGTGGTGAGACCGGCGGATCTGCTGACGAGCCCCGACCAACTGACCCTGCTCAAACCGCCGGCGGCACCTCGTTTCCAGCTGCTGATCGAAACCGAACTGGCCCCAGCCGGCAACGAGGCCTTGATGGGCCTTTACCGCTCGAACAACGTGTACTGCACGCAATGCGAGGCGGAGGGTTTTCGCCGCATCACCTATTTCCTCGACCGCCCCGATATCCTGTCCGTCTACACGGTGCGCATCGAGGCGCGACGCGACGAGGCGCCGCTGCTCCTGTCGAACGGCAATCCGGTCGAGAGCGGCGATCTCGCCGAAGGCTGGCACTACGCCACATGGCACGACCCCTTCCCCAAACCATCCTATTTGTTCGCGCTGGTGGCCGGCAATCTCGGCCAGGTGGCCGACAATTTCGTCACCAAGTCCGGCCGTAAGGTCGAGCTCGGCATCTATGTCGAGCCCGGCAAGGAGGCGCTCGCCGGCTACGCGATGGACGCGCTGAAGCGGTCGATGCAATGGGACGAGGAGGCGTTTGGCCGCGAGTACGACCTCGACGTCTTCAACATCGTCGCCGTGTCGGACTTCAACATGGGCGCAATGGAGAATAAGGGCCTCAACATCTTCAACGACAAATACGTGCTGGCCGACCAGGAGACGGCGACGGACGCCGATTTCGCCAATATCGAGGCGATCATCGCGCATGAATATTTCCACAATTGGACAGGCAACAGAATCACTTGCCGCGACTGGTTCCAGCTTTGCCTGAAGGAAGGGCTGACGGTCTTCCGCGATCATGAATTCTCCGCCGACCAGCGCTCGCGCGCGGTCAAGCGCATAGCCGAGGTGCGCACGCTGCGGGCCCACCAGTTTCCCGAGGACCAGGGCCCGCTGGCGCATCCCGTGCGGCCGCGCCGCTACCGCGAGATCAACAATTTCTATACGGCGACGGTCTACGAGAAAGGCTCCGAAGTGGTGCGCATGATCCGCACCATTCTCGGGGCCGAGGTCTTTCGCGCCGGCATGGACCTCTATTTCGAACGCCACGACGGCGAGGCCGCGACCATCGAGGATTTCATAAAGGTGTTCGAGGACGCGTCCGGCCGCGACCTGTCGCAATTCGCGCTATGGTATCACCAGGCGGGCACACCCAACCTGACGGTGAGTTCGACGCACAATCCGGCCGCACAGGAATTCACGCTCGAGATCGAGCAGTCGGTGCCGCCGACCCCCTCCGAAAGCCGCAAGCGGCTGATGCACATCCCGCTCGCCTTCGGCCTGATCGGCGCCGGCGGCAAACCTGTCGCGTATAGCGGCGTCGAGGGCGCCAGCGTCGAGGACGGCGTCATCCATGTCCGCAAGCGTCGCCATGTGGTGCGTTTCTCGGGCGTGGCCGAGCGCCCGGCGGTGTCGCTCAACCGTGGCTTTTCGGCGCCGGTGACGCTCTCGGCCGAGCAGAAGGCGGCCGACCAGTACTTCCTCGCCCGCCATGACAGCGACGCCTTCTCGCGCTGGCAGGCCTTCAACACGCTGTTGACCGATGCTCTGATCGCTGCCTTCCGCCAGATCCTTGGCGGCAAACAGCCGGACTTCGCCCCACGGCTGACCGAGCTTGCCGGCAGCATCGCCAGCGACGAGACGCTGGAGCCAGCCTATCGGGCCCTGGCCCTGGCGCTGCCTGGAGACGCCGATATCGCCCGCGACATCGGCAAGAACATCGATCCCGACGCCATCCATGCGGCCCGACAGGCGCTTGCGCTGGCGATCGGCATGGCCAATGGCGAGGCATTTTCCGGCCTCTACGACAGCCTTGCCGACAAGAGCGCTTTCAGCCCCGACGCGGCGAGTGCCGGACGGCGCGCCTTGCGCAACATTCTGCTGGATTATCTCTCGCTGCTGCCAGATGGAGCGGCGTTGGCGGCCGGGCATTTCCAGTCCGCGAGCAACATGACCGACCGGGCGGCCGCATTGGCCGTGCTCGCGCATCGCCACCACGGATCGCCGGAGGCAAGCAAGGCGCTGGCGGCTTTCGAACAGACATATGCGTCGGACCCGCTGGTGATGGACAAATGGTTCCAGATACAGGCCAGCGTGCCTGGGCCGCAGGCGGTGGAGACGGTTCGCGCCCTGACCGCTCATGCCGGCTTCTCGATGGGCAATCCGAACCGGGTGCGCTCGTTGATCGGCACATTCTCCAGCGCCAACCAGACCGGCTTTCACCGCGCCGACGGCGAAGGCTACCGCTTCTTCGCACGAACGGTGCTCGAGGTTGAAAAGCGCAATCCGCAAGTGGCGGCAAGACTGGCAACGGCGCTCAGATCATGGCGCTCGCTCGAACCGGGCAGGCAAGCCCAGGCCCGGGAAGTGCTGGTTTCGATCGCCAATGCCGAAAACCTGTCGGCGGATCTGCGCGACATCGTCGAGCGCACGTTGGCTTAG
- a CDS encoding electron transfer flavoprotein-ubiquinone oxidoreductase: MSDIERESMEFDVVIVGAGPAGLAAAIRLKQVNPELSVVVLEKGGEVGAHILSGAVVDPIGIDRLLPGWREEDGHPFKTPVTADHFLVLGPAGSFRLPNIFMPPLMNNHGNYIVSLGNVCRWLAGKAEALGVEIYPGFAAAGLLYNEEGAVTGVVTGDMGVEKDGTHGPGFAPGMALMGKYVLIGEGARGSLAKQLIARYKLSDGREPGKYGIGLKELWQVKPENHRPGLVQHSFGWPLDMKTGGGSFLYHLEDNQVAVGFVLHLNYKNPYLSPFEEFQRFKTHPAIAGTFEGAKRLGYGARAITEGGWQSVPKLSFPGGALMGCAAGFVNVPRIKGSHNAVLSGMLAAEHVAEAIGAGRANDELSAYEDAWRATDIGKDLKKVRNVKPLWSRFGTIIGVSLGGLDMWLNTLFGVSPFGTLKHGKADYATLEPAAKHKKIVYPKPDGVLTFDRLSSVFLSNTNHEENEPVHLLVGDMDLQKRSEHDVFAGPSTRYCPAGVYEWVDKDGNAAADPQAKDVRFVINAQNCVHCKTCDIKDPNQNINWVPPQGGEGPVYQGM; encoded by the coding sequence ATGAGCGATATCGAACGCGAAAGCATGGAATTCGACGTGGTCATCGTCGGTGCCGGACCGGCCGGCCTTGCCGCGGCCATCCGCCTCAAGCAGGTCAATCCCGAGCTCTCCGTCGTCGTGCTGGAAAAGGGCGGCGAAGTCGGCGCCCACATCCTGTCGGGGGCCGTCGTCGATCCGATCGGCATCGACCGGTTGCTGCCTGGCTGGCGCGAGGAGGATGGTCATCCCTTCAAAACGCCGGTCACTGCGGACCATTTCCTGGTGCTCGGCCCCGCCGGTTCGTTCCGCCTGCCCAACATCTTCATGCCGCCGCTGATGAACAACCACGGCAACTATATCGTCTCGCTCGGCAACGTCTGCCGCTGGCTGGCTGGCAAGGCCGAGGCGCTCGGCGTCGAGATCTACCCAGGCTTTGCCGCGGCCGGCCTGCTCTACAATGAAGAAGGTGCCGTCACCGGCGTCGTCACCGGAGACATGGGCGTCGAGAAGGACGGCACGCATGGTCCGGGCTTCGCGCCGGGCATGGCGTTGATGGGCAAATATGTGCTGATCGGCGAAGGCGCGCGCGGTTCGCTGGCCAAGCAGTTGATCGCTAGATATAAACTCTCCGATGGCCGCGAGCCCGGCAAATACGGCATCGGCCTCAAGGAACTCTGGCAGGTCAAGCCGGAGAACCATCGGCCGGGTCTGGTGCAGCATTCCTTCGGCTGGCCGCTGGACATGAAGACTGGCGGCGGTTCGTTCCTCTATCATCTGGAGGACAACCAGGTGGCGGTCGGCTTCGTCCTCCACCTCAATTACAAGAATCCCTATCTGTCGCCTTTCGAGGAATTCCAGCGCTTCAAGACCCATCCGGCGATCGCGGGCACGTTCGAGGGCGCCAAGCGCCTGGGCTACGGCGCGCGCGCCATAACCGAGGGCGGCTGGCAGTCAGTGCCGAAATTGTCGTTCCCGGGCGGTGCGCTGATGGGGTGCGCGGCGGGCTTCGTCAACGTGCCGCGCATCAAGGGCTCCCACAATGCGGTGCTGTCGGGGATGCTGGCGGCCGAGCATGTCGCCGAGGCGATCGGCGCCGGCCGAGCCAATGACGAGCTTTCCGCCTATGAGGATGCCTGGCGGGCGACCGACATCGGCAAGGACCTGAAGAAGGTGCGCAACGTCAAACCGCTGTGGTCGCGCTTCGGCACCATCATCGGCGTCAGCCTCGGCGGCCTCGACATGTGGCTGAACACGCTGTTCGGCGTCTCGCCCTTCGGCACGCTGAAGCACGGCAAGGCCGACTATGCCACGCTCGAGCCGGCCGCCAAGCACAAGAAGATCGTCTATCCGAAGCCGGATGGCGTGCTGACCTTCGACCGTCTGTCCTCGGTGTTCCTATCCAACACCAATCACGAGGAAAACGAGCCGGTCCATCTGCTGGTCGGCGACATGGACCTGCAGAAACGCTCGGAACATGATGTCTTTGCCGGACCTTCCACACGCTATTGCCCGGCCGGCGTCTACGAATGGGTCGACAAGGACGGCAACGCCGCCGCCGACCCGCAGGCGAAGGATGTGCGCTTCGTCATCAACGCGCAGAACTGCGTCCACTGCAAGACCTGCGACATCAAGGACCCGAACCAGAACATCAACTGGGTGCCCCCGCAAGGCGGTGAAGGACCGGTCTACCAGGGCATGTGA